One genomic window of Echinimonas agarilytica includes the following:
- the dcm gene encoding DNA (cytosine-5-)-methyltransferase — MNNKTNVLLQAEEMIKPLAFEHVPQDSDVEAVIDQWLHAIATDSQFYCNPEIIKPEQLKECVISLLQKNGLYTTRNAFFNDVFGALKLKPDFDVKFRFIDLFAGIGGVRLGFQQNGGVCVFSSEYDKAAQKTYKENHGEFPFGDITKIPENEIPEHDVLLAGFPCQPFSNAGVSARNSVGKEHGFLCETQGTLFFDVMRIVDERRPKVVFLENVRNLERHDKGRTFQTIKDTIEKSGYSFYYKVIDSSSVVPQRRVRCYMVAIRSDIPKDFCFPEFVGDPKPLRSILEDSVDEKYTISDKLWLGHINRTKRNLERGTGFTAHTANLDKPSNTIVARYGKDGKECLIPQEGKNPRLLTPKECARLQGFPDEFITPIARTPAYRQFGNSVVVPIIQEIAKKIRRDIL; from the coding sequence ATGAACAATAAAACCAACGTCCTTCTACAAGCAGAAGAAATGATTAAACCCTTAGCGTTTGAGCATGTGCCACAAGACAGTGACGTTGAAGCGGTAATTGACCAATGGTTGCATGCCATTGCGACTGATAGCCAGTTTTACTGTAATCCAGAAATCATCAAGCCAGAACAACTCAAAGAATGTGTAATTAGTCTGCTACAGAAAAATGGTTTATACACAACACGTAACGCGTTCTTTAATGATGTTTTTGGTGCTTTAAAGCTAAAGCCTGATTTTGATGTTAAGTTTCGTTTTATCGACTTGTTTGCAGGAATCGGTGGGGTTCGACTAGGTTTTCAACAAAATGGCGGTGTTTGTGTATTTTCTTCCGAATACGATAAGGCAGCTCAAAAAACATATAAAGAAAATCACGGAGAATTTCCTTTCGGTGATATAACTAAAATACCTGAAAATGAGATACCTGAACATGATGTTTTGTTGGCTGGCTTCCCTTGTCAACCATTCTCAAATGCTGGAGTGTCAGCAAGAAATTCAGTTGGTAAGGAGCATGGGTTTCTTTGTGAAACTCAAGGCACACTTTTCTTTGATGTAATGCGTATAGTTGACGAGCGAAGGCCTAAAGTTGTTTTTCTTGAAAATGTTAGGAATTTAGAAAGACATGATAAAGGTCGTACTTTTCAGACTATAAAAGATACCATAGAAAAAAGTGGTTATAGTTTTTATTACAAAGTAATTGATTCTAGCTCAGTAGTTCCTCAGCGAAGAGTTCGTTGTTATATGGTCGCTATTCGTTCTGATATACCTAAGGATTTTTGTTTTCCAGAGTTTGTTGGTGATCCAAAGCCTCTTAGGTCAATACTTGAAGACTCTGTAGATGAGAAATATACCATTTCAGATAAATTATGGCTTGGCCACATAAATAGAACAAAAAGGAATTTAGAGAGAGGAACTGGTTTTACAGCTCATACAGCAAATCTAGATAAACCCTCAAATACAATTGTTGCTCGTTATGGCAAGGATGGAAAAGAATGTCTCATTCCCCAGGAAGGCAAAAATCCTCGACTTCTTACACCGAAAGAGTGTGCCAGACTGCAAGGATTTCCTGATGAATTCATTACTCCCATTGCTCGTACACCGGCTTACAGGCAATTTGGTAATTCAGTCGTTGTTCCAATTATTCAGGAAATAGCTAAAAAAATTAGAAGGGATATCCTATGA
- a CDS encoding ArsR family transcriptional regulator — translation MLEEIIQKRCVIGIRGQQLDPDYTVDIWFDSLKSVANVLSKENQQLLKVIAEQQPQSVTELAMLTDRAVSNVSRTLKTLGKYNLVEMQSTKTMLRPTVIHQEFLVVVNNEQ, via the coding sequence GTGCTAGAAGAGATAATACAAAAACGCTGCGTGATAGGAATTCGTGGTCAGCAATTAGATCCAGATTATACCGTAGATATTTGGTTCGACTCTCTGAAGTCGGTGGCCAATGTGCTGTCGAAAGAAAACCAGCAATTGTTAAAAGTGATCGCCGAGCAACAGCCGCAATCGGTTACCGAGCTAGCCATGCTTACAGATCGAGCAGTCAGCAATGTGTCGAGAACATTGAAAACATTGGGCAAGTACAACTTGGTTGAAATGCAAAGTACAAAAACCATGCTTCGCCCTACAGTCATTCATCAAGAATTTTTAGTAGTAGTTAATAATGAACAATAA
- a CDS encoding helix-turn-helix transcriptional regulator, translating to MEIMQYQNERFLRLNEVISITSLCKSSIYNLIKSGNFPNNITVMGKRKAWVESGGCHKERKLE from the coding sequence ATGGAAATCATGCAATACCAAAATGAACGCTTTCTTCGTTTGAATGAAGTAATCAGCATAACAAGCCTGTGTAAAAGCAGTATCTATAATCTTATAAAATCGGGTAACTTCCCGAATAACATAACTGTTATGGGTAAGCGTAAGGCCTGGGTAGAAAGTGGAGGCTGTCATAAAGAACGAAAATTGGAGTGA
- a CDS encoding type II toxin-antitoxin system HipA family toxin: MSFKSIQKLNVGRTLTTGETVSVGILAQNRQGVFFQYDENYLSTFGNLSPFTLQGDVRLQQAPKEPHQGIHGVFGDSLPDGWGLLLQDRVFRQQGILPAQVTAMDRLAFVGQQGMGALSFSPVSELSFDQRSDIDLETLGLEAQTLFDQSVLDYKETDELDGSTAQVLATLVAVGSSGGARPKAQIYMPAGDATQCRTYAQSGDEAWLVKFTSKNLALGHEEGLCEAVYLQMAEQAKCQTPIWQLIEAPVNSGAKAWLALKRFDYLPAQEKAGRLHMHSACGLLDADFRSPSLDYSDLIKASRQLCKSPAAGQLQFRRAMFNLFAANQDDHSKNWGFLQADDGSWQLAPFYDVTFSPHPFNEHATAFAGYGKAPPLKVMQKLAASAGFANWKEAQQCIQEVVDAISQFRQLAEQHGVSKTTVLAIEKTLAERKQENAALLI; this comes from the coding sequence ATGAGCTTTAAATCCATCCAAAAGCTGAATGTAGGGCGCACTCTCACAACGGGCGAAACGGTATCGGTGGGTATATTAGCGCAAAACCGCCAAGGCGTTTTCTTTCAGTACGATGAAAATTATCTAAGCACGTTTGGTAATTTATCCCCTTTTACGCTTCAAGGAGATGTGCGATTACAGCAAGCACCGAAAGAGCCACACCAAGGCATTCACGGCGTTTTTGGCGATAGTCTTCCCGATGGGTGGGGTTTGTTGTTGCAAGATCGTGTGTTTCGCCAACAAGGTATTTTACCAGCACAAGTAACAGCAATGGATAGACTGGCGTTTGTTGGCCAGCAAGGAATGGGGGCATTGTCTTTTTCCCCTGTATCTGAGCTCTCATTCGATCAGCGATCAGATATTGATTTGGAAACACTTGGCCTTGAAGCCCAAACCTTGTTCGACCAGTCCGTGCTTGATTATAAAGAGACGGATGAGCTAGACGGTAGCACTGCGCAAGTGTTAGCAACTTTGGTAGCAGTCGGCAGCTCCGGCGGTGCTCGACCTAAAGCGCAAATTTATATGCCTGCTGGCGACGCGACGCAATGCCGCACCTATGCACAATCTGGCGATGAAGCATGGTTAGTTAAGTTTACTTCGAAGAACTTAGCATTGGGCCACGAAGAAGGTTTGTGTGAAGCGGTTTATTTACAAATGGCTGAACAGGCAAAGTGTCAGACACCGATTTGGCAGTTAATTGAAGCACCTGTAAATAGCGGTGCTAAAGCATGGCTTGCGTTAAAGCGTTTCGATTATTTACCCGCGCAGGAGAAGGCTGGACGCTTACATATGCACAGTGCCTGCGGCTTATTGGACGCAGACTTTCGAAGCCCAAGCTTAGATTACAGCGATCTGATTAAGGCTAGCCGTCAGCTCTGTAAGTCACCCGCTGCTGGGCAACTTCAATTTCGTCGTGCAATGTTTAACTTATTTGCCGCGAACCAAGATGATCACAGTAAAAACTGGGGCTTTTTACAAGCCGATGATGGCAGTTGGCAACTCGCACCATTTTACGATGTAACGTTTAGTCCTCACCCCTTTAATGAGCATGCAACCGCGTTTGCGGGGTACGGAAAAGCGCCACCACTCAAAGTGATGCAAAAGCTGGCTGCTAGTGCAGGCTTTGCTAATTGGAAGGAAGCACAGCAATGCATTCAAGAGGTAGTGGATGCCATTAGTCAGTTTAGGCAGCTTGCTGAGCAACACGGGGTGAGTAAGACCACTGTGTTAGCGATAGAAAAAACACTCGCAGAGCGTAAGCAAGAAAATGCGGCGCTACTTATCTAG
- a CDS encoding helix-turn-helix domain-containing protein, with protein sequence MNFSLLDDTDVSQAFATHLRSLRKQAKLSREALAQRSCVPASTIKKFELTGQISFRQLLLLWQSLDSLDRLYQLTQTTTDRSALPTSIEEVLKDEL encoded by the coding sequence ATGAACTTTTCACTTTTAGATGATACCGATGTAAGCCAAGCTTTTGCTACTCATCTGCGAAGCTTGCGTAAACAAGCGAAGCTATCGCGAGAGGCACTGGCCCAGCGTAGTTGTGTACCTGCTTCAACGATAAAAAAGTTTGAGCTCACCGGGCAAATATCATTTCGTCAGCTGTTGCTCTTATGGCAATCACTGGATTCACTAGACAGGCTTTATCAACTGACACAAACAACCACTGACCGTAGCGCTTTACCGACCAGTATAGAAGAGGTGCTTAAAGATGAGCTTTAA